Part of the Deltaproteobacteria bacterium genome, CGGCTTCTGCAAAGACGGCCCTTTCCAAGGAGTACCCTGTTGCCAGGCCCCTCTACATGTATACCAACGGGCAGCCGACTGGTGAAGTTGCCAACTTCATTAAGTTTGTGTTGAGTCCCGCCGGGCAGAAACTGGTCGCCAAGGAAGGGTTTGTTCCTCTAACGGGCGAGGCCAAAGGAAAACCGTCAAAAAAAGGTAAAAAATAATAATCTTATGTCCAGACAGCAGAGAGAAACCATCATCAAGGGTATTTTTGCCGTTTTTGCCTTCGTTTCGGTGCTTACCCTGGCGCTCATTGTCGTTTTCCTTTTCCGCGAAGGGATTCCTGTATTCAAGGAAGTTTCTGTTGTGGATTTCCTGTTCGGGAAGGAATGGTATCCCACGTATGATCCGCCCTCTTACGGGATATGGCCACTTATAATTGGTTCCGCAGTTGT contains:
- a CDS encoding phosphate ABC transporter substrate-binding protein; translation: ASAKTALSKEYPVARPLYMYTNGQPTGEVANFIKFVLSPAGQKLVAKEGFVPLTGEAKGKPSKKGKK